A DNA window from Borreliella afzelii contains the following coding sequences:
- a CDS encoding NINE protein gives MNKYFNDDIQCFSCKRLIKNYDEICVACGAKNRQNKQSYLVLITFLLCLSFGYVGLHNLYLGNKIKIAFTFLLLSIFSFLLAVLLQKTNKTN, from the coding sequence TTGAACAAATATTTTAATGATGATATACAGTGCTTTTCTTGTAAAAGATTAATTAAAAATTATGACGAAATTTGTGTCGCTTGTGGGGCTAAAAATAGACAAAATAAACAATCTTATTTGGTATTAATAACATTTTTATTGTGTTTATCTTTTGGCTACGTAGGACTTCATAATTTGTACCTAGGCAATAAAATCAAAATCGCTTTTACATTTTTATTATTATCTATTTTTTCTTTTTTACTTGCCGTATTACTGCAAAAAACTAACAAAACTAATTAA